In Altererythrobacter aquiaggeris, the genomic stretch CACCGACACAAAACGGTACCTTTAGTGATAGCGGCGGAGCAATCCCGCCAGCTTGCCCTGAACTTCCACTTGCCCGGGTTCGTAAATTTGCGGCGAGTAGGAGGAGTTGGCCGGGTCAAGACAGATTTTGCCACCTTCCTTACGCAGATATTTCAACGTGGCTTCGGTGTTATCGACCAGAGCGACAACGATTTCGCCGTCGCGCGCTGTATCGGTGCGTTTCACCAGCGCGAAATCACCATCGAAAATACCCGCTTCGATCATTGAATCGCCTGAAACTTCCAACGCATAATGCTCACCAGGGCCGAGCAGAGCAGCAGGAACAGGAAGGCTCGTATGATCTTCAAACGCTTCGATCGGGGCCCCCGCCGCAATCCGGCCATGGAGTGGTATCTCGATCACATCATTTGCAGGCTGCGGCCGATTGGCCAACGGCGGCACAATCTTGCGTCCGATCACATCATTTGCTGCAACCGATCCCGCTTGCCCCGCACTCGCATCCTCTGGCTGTTTCAAAACTTCCAGAGCGCGCGCACGGTTGGGTAGCCGCCGGATAAAGCCCCGTTCCTCGAGCGCCGAAATCAGACGGTGCACACCTGATTTTGACTTGAGATCCAGCGCATCCTTCATCTCCTCGAAAGATGGCGAAATGCCCGTTTCTTCAAGCCGTAACTGAATAAAACGGATTAATTCGTGCTGTTTGGCAGTCAGCATAATCGGGTCGCTCCCTGGTTGCCCGCATCAATATCCGCACCCTGACGCAAACAGGTCAGCTAGTGAACGAATGAGGAACAAGTAAGCAACATTTTGAAAAGTGTCAAGCGGACGGGGCACAATGCTGATTATTCTGAGCGAACTAGCCGCTTCTGTGCCAGTCGCCCGATTTGCCGCCGGTTTTATCGCACAGCCGAAGGTTGCCGATCGTCATGGATTTATCGACCGCTTTCACCATGTCGTAAATTGTGAGTAATGCGATCGATGTTGCTGTCAAAGCTTCCATTTCGACGCCTGTTTTGCCGGTCAGCTTCACGGTGGCCGCGACGATAATCCCGCGCTCGTCCGAACGGAAATCGATCACGACAGAATCCAGCGCGAGCGGATGGCACAGGGGTATGAGGCGAGCAGTATCTTTTGCAGCCATGATACCGGCGATACGGGCGGCTGCCAGCACGTCGCCCTTCGGCGCGTCGCCATCGGTAATTGCAGATAGTGCCTTATCGGACATATCGATCCTGCCTTCGGCAACAGCGCTCCGCAATGTCTCGGCCTTGCCGCCGACATCGACCATGCGCGCATTGCCGGAGGCATCGAGGTGGGTGAGCCTGCTCATGATGCCAGCAAAGCGCGGGTTGCGGTTTCGAGATCCTGATGCCGCATCAAACTTTCCCCAACAAGAAAACAGCGGACCCCGGATCCTGACAACCGAAGGAGATCCGCATTGTTCGATATCCCGCTCTCACCGACCAGAATGGTGCCTTCAGGTGCCAGCGATGCAAGTTTTTCCGTAATCGTCAAATCAGTTTCGAATGTCTTCAAATTACGGTTGTTCACGCCGATCAAACGCGTTTCGAGCTTTGCAGCACGTTCCATTTCAGCCGCGTCGTGGACTTCGACAAGAACATCCATTCCAGCTTCTGTTGCAGCGCACTCAATCTCGCGCATTTGGTCATCGTCCAGCGCAGCGACGATAATCAGGATGGCATCCGCACCAATTGCCCTGGATTCGACAACTTGCCATGGGTCCACCATGAAATCTTTCCGCAGAACCGGAAGACTGCAAGCCTTGCGGGCTTCGATCAGATAATCTTCATGCCCTTGAAAGTATTGCGAATCCGTTAGAACCGACAGGCAGGCTGCACCGCCACGCTCATAGCTTGCGGCGTGACCAGCGGGGTCGAAATCCTCCCGGATAAGGCCTTTGGAGGGTGACGCTTGCTTGATCTCGGCGATCAAACCGAAGCCGCTGCGGGATGCGGCGGCAAGCGCAGCGGTGAAGCCGCGCGGTTGCCCCTGCTCACCAGCTTGCTGTTCCAGACCGGCACGCGAAAGCAGCCGTTTCCTGATCGCTACTTCGGAGCGTTTGGTTGCGCAGATTTCTTCGAGTTTGTTCATTTGACCGACTTGATCCAGCAATCGAGAAGAGTGTTGGCGAGCCCCTTGTCCAGCGCTTCGGCAGCCTCTTCGACACCATCGGGCCAGCTTTGCACTTCGCCTGCCACCATCAATGCAGCGGCGGCGTTAAACAGAACGGCATCACGGTACGGACCCGGTGCACCCATGAGCAAAGCGCGCAGTGCGGCCGCATTATGGGCGGCATCGCCGCCACGGATCGCTTCGACCGGTGCGCGTTGCAGCCCGGCCTCAGCTGCATCCATGCGCTTCATTTCGAAATCGTTGCCACTGACGTCTGCCATTTCGTTTCCGCCGGCGAGACTAAGTTCGTCCAGACCTTCATCACCCGATACGATCAGGGTGTGTCCCGTGCCGAGCTGTGCCATTGCGCCGGCATATATGGGCACATAAGCTGGCCTCGCTATGCCGATCAGCTGGTTGCTGACACGAGCCGGGTTCGAAAGTGGACCCATCAGATTGAAAATTGTCCGTTTGCCGATTTTTTGCCTGATCGGCTGGATCCTGCCCATTGCCGGATGGTGGTTTTTTGCAAACAGAAAACAAATGCCGAGATCACCCAACGTATCCTCCGCAGTTCGTCCTGCCGCATCCATATCCAGCCCGAGCGCCTCCAGCGTATCCGCCGCACCCGCCTTCGATGATGCTGCACGATTGCCGTGTTTTGCCACGGGCACGCCGCAAGCCGCAACCACCAGACTTACCGCTGTCGAAACGTTTAGCGTGTGGTGCCCATCACCGCCCGTACCGCAAACATCAATGGCGTTGGCAGGCGCCTTGATTGGTATAAGCCGGGCGCGCAATGCCCGGGCGGCACCGGCAATTTCATCGGCAGTTTCGCCGCGGGTAGATAGGTCGATGAGGAACCTTTCTATTTCGCTCTCGGTCGTTTCGCCGTCGAGCAGGCGTCCGAACGCTTCTTCCGCTTCGGCGGCGTTCAGATGTGCGTCAATCGGGGGGAGGGTGCTCATGGCTGTAATTCTACCTCGATACCGCAAATTGCCAGAAAATTAGCGAGCAGATCATGTCCGTGCTGTGTCGCAATGCTTTCGGGGTGAAACTGGACGCCGTGGATCGGCAAAGTCTTGTGCCGAAAGCCCATGATATGATCATCATCCGATCGCGCGTTCGGCACCAGTTGATCGCTGGCATTTTTCACGATCAGCGAATGATAACGGGTCGCCTGGAATGGTGACGGCAGACGGGCGAACACACCTGAACCATCATGCATTATCGGCGACGTTTTACCATGCATGAGCCCGCCGCGCACGACTTCGCCCCCAAAGTACTGGCCGATCGCCTGGTGGCCCAGGCAAACCCCGAGCAGCGGCATTTCGGCATCCGCGCACGCGGCAACGATATCCAGCGACACACCCGCCAGATCCGGTGTGCAGGGGCCTGGCGAAATCAAGATACCCTTGGCTCCGGTCCGAAGCGCATCGGCAGCAGAGACGTCATCGTTACGTTCGACTTTGACCTCAGCACCCAGTTCCATCAGATAATGCACCAGATTGAACGTGAAACTGTCGTAATTGTCGATGACGAGGATCATTGCCCGATTCCCCCCGGCGCTGGCTTCCCGCGCTTTTCCACGACGATCATCGGGCCAAGAGGGGGCCCCAGATCGAGCCGTCCCCTGGCAGGATCCCAAAGCGAAGACACTGTTCCGTCCAGAAAAAGTGCATTGGGAACATCCAGCCCGTCGCGATAAAATCGCGCAAGTTTGCCGAATGACACTTCGCCTTCGCTGATTACAAAGTGTGCGCGGCCAGCATTATCGACGCCTACGGCATTACGCAGCTTGAGCGAGTCCCCGTCTTCGGAAATTTGCGGGTGCAATTTCCCGCCGATTACAAGCATCGGTCCGGATTGAGTGCCAAATTGCGGCCGGTCCAGAACAGAGCTGTAGAAATCTTCGGACGTCCGCACGTTCCATCTATCGCCTGTCCCATAAAACACACCATTGGGCAGCAGGTGAAAATTGCCGTCGCCATCCTTGCGGTTCAATTCTTTTAAACGGTCGCCGTTCTGGACGTAATAGCCGATCGGCATTCCCTGTTCGTCATACATTCCGCCGTTGACCGCAAATGCGACGGGCGCGGCATCGGCTGGCCGCCCACCCGCCAGATTTGCCAGGCTACGATATGGCTTGCCGCCTTTTGGCCCCAGCGCCATTTTTACGCGGTGGATTGCCGGGTCGGCGATACAATGCGTAAGCTCGCTTCCCTCAAACTCGATGCGCTTGCAGTCCGAAACCACGGCAACATTGCCGGCCCTGCCGTATTCGATCCTTGAAACAGCCTCACCCGCTTCCTGCTCGCAGGAAGTCAGCAAAACCGCGCAGATAACAAGTAAGGCCAGTTTCATTGGCTGAACCTTGGTTCACCCGCAATCGCGGCTGCTTCGCGGGCCGCCGCGATCAAGGCGCTGGCCTTGGCCTCGCATTCGCGCTGTTCATACACTGCGTCGCTGTCTGCGACGATACCTGCCCCGGCTGTCACGTTCATGATACCATCTTTTATGATTGCAGTTCGCAAGACAATACAGCTGTCAACCGAACCGTTTGGCGAAAAATAACCTACACCTCCGGCATAAATGCCGCGGGTTTCGCTCTCCAGTTGGGCAATAATTTCGCAGGCGCGGATTTTAGGCGCGCCGCTGACTGTGCCGGCAGGAAATCCCGCGAACAAGGCATCCAAAGCATCTTTGGACGGATCAAGCTGTCCCACCACGTTGCTGACGATGTGCATGACGTGGCTATAGCGTTCGACAGTGTAGCTATCCGTCACTTCCACGCTGTTGGCGCACGATACGCGGCCTACATCATTGCGTCCCAAATCCAGCAGCATCAAATGTTCGGCACGCTCCTTGGGATCATTCAGGAGGCTTTTCTCGTTTGCGTCATCTTCAGTTGGCGACGAGCCTCGCGGTCTGGTTCCCGCGATTGGTCTTATGGTTACTTCACCGTCGCGTACACGGACCAGGATCTCGGGACTTGATCCCACGACGGCAAAATCCGGCAGATCGAGAAAATACAGGAACGGCGAAGGATTTACACGCCTCAGCGCCCGATAAAGCGAAAGTGGCGGAAGCGGAAAGGGGCAGGTGTAACGCTGCGCCAAAACCACCTGAAAAATGTCACCTGCGGAAATATATTCCTTGGCCTTGCCGACCATCGCGGCATATTCGCCCTCGGCCAGGCGCGGCGTCAGTTCCATTGACGGGATACCGGACACAGTGGGTTGAATGGCCGGAGCCTGCGCCAATTTCCGAAGCGCTTCATCGATCCGCTCGCTTGCACGCTCGATAAGGTCATCCGGCTCGCCGCTGCCGGGCCATAGCGGTGCGACGCAAAACAGATTGTCACTAAGCGAATCGAACACCAGCAACAGGGTGGGGCGCACAAACAGCATATCGGGCATATTCAAATCGCCCTGCGCTGCGCGGGGAAGTTTCTCGACAAGACCAATCGTCTCATAACCGAAATAGCCGACAAGACAGGCAAGAGCGGGGGGCAATCCATCGGGAACGTCCATTCTGCACTGCTGTACCAACTCGCGTAGTGCACCCATCGCGCCCGCATCGATCGCGGTGAAGGCTTCACGGTCAGACTGCCATTTCCGGTTTATCTCGGCCGCGTTTGCCTGCGCGCGGAAGACCAGATCGGGATCAAGACCCAGCAGACTGTACCGCCCGCGGACTTCCCCGCCTTCCACCGATTCCAGCAGGAAATCGCCCCGCTCGGGTTCGATTAGTTTTAGCGCGGCACCCACAGGCGTCTCGGTGTCTGCCACCAGCTTGCGCCAGACAAGACCGGGCGCTCCGCCCGCAAGAGCGGCGCGCGCGGATCCCGAGTTGATGAGGGTAGCAGCGCCCAGCGGACCGGACCTATTGTGTGCCGGTTAACTGTTTGCGGACAGCTTCAATCGCAGGAGGATTGCGCTCGACACCCATTTCCTTGCGGATGGCGGACAGCATTTGCTCGCTATATTCGCGCCCTGAGAGACTGCCCAATTGCGCGCGTGTTTGCGCCAGAAGCGGGTTATCGTTGGCAATCGTGCCGGGTACGATGTCAACAAGCGAGACCACATACCATCCCCCGTTTGCCGGCGCCTCAAGCCGTTTGACAGTGCCTTCGGCCATGCTGAAAAGCAAAGCCATTGGCGGGGCAACCTGCTGCTGGTTGGCGACCAACTGCTGCCTCGTCATCGAAATGGCATCAGCAGCCGGAAGGGGCACCTTCTCGGCGCGAAGCGCGGCAGCCAGATCGCCGCCGGCACCAACCCGCTTCAAAATCCTGTCAGCCGCGGCCTTGGCTTTTTTCGAACCTTCGGAAAGCCGGTAGGCAGCTTCGATATCGCTTTTTATCTCGGCCAGAGGGGCAGCGGCAGATCCGGTAATGTCCGCGACATCAAACATCATAAATGTTTCATTGGGGACAATTTCTGCAAGTTGCGGTTCGCCTTCATCTTCCATCGAGAACGCTGTCGATAGCACGGGCGCCAGAATTTCAGGTGCGGTGCCGTCCGCACGATATATCCGCCCGTCGGCGGTAACCGGTGCAGTCGTTTTCACATCGATCTTCAATTCCTTCGCAAGTTCCACCAGGCTGCCACCGGAATCTATTTCGGATTCGATCCGGTCGGTAAGTTCCAGCAGCGCCTCTCGCCGGTTTTCGGCTGCCAGCGTTGCCAGGATTTCACCGCGAACCTGAGCGAGGCTGCGCCCACCCTTGTTTTCGATATTATCGACACCGAACACATACCAGCCAAGGCTGCCCCGCGCAGGTTCGGACAATCCGCCCCGCTGCGCAGCAAATGCGGCTTGCGCCGCACCTGCCGATGCCTGCGATGCAAGCTGCGAACGTGTGACCGGGCCGACCGTTGTCGTGCTCAGACCGGCGCTGCGTGCGGCCGCGGCAAGCGTCCCGCCGGAAGCTACCGTCTGGCGAATGGCGTTGGCGGCCGCCTGGGTCGGAACCACGATCTGTGTCAGCGTACGGCTTTGCGAAGCGGCATATTGCGCCTTGTCCTGCGCGTACCTCGCCGCAATCTGCGCCTCGGAAGGCGCTGCCAGCGTGCCAAGCGCCTCGTCACCAAAAGTGGCATAGCGGATGGAACGGCGCTCAGGACGAATGTAATCCCCCTTGTTCGCCTGATAAAACGCGCTGATCTGCGCATCGGTGACTTTACCCTTGGGTGCGAATGCCGCGCTGGGCAGCAGGCCGATCGCCCCCTTGCGGGTTTCCGCGAGCAGCGAGACGTACCGCTTTACCAGCGCATCAGGTGCGACCGCGCCCAGCGCAACCGGTACCAGCAGCTGGTTACGCAGCAGGTCAGCAGCAAGATCTTCGCGAACCATCGCATCGGATAATCCGTTCTGACGTAAAAAACCGCGATACGCTTCGTCACTGAACTCGCCGTTGGCTCCCTGAAATGCGGGAATGCCCAAAATCTCGCTATTTACCAGGTTTTCACCGGCGCGGATGCCGTACTTTTCTCCAAAGACAAACATTGCAGCGCGATTGATCAGCTGATCGAGCACCTCGGCCAGAGCACCCTGTTCGAGAAATGCCGGCATGGAGATTGTCGGGTTTTGCTGGCGAACCTGATCCAGTGCGTCGGTCGCGGCACGGCTCAATTCGGCGGTACCAATCTTCCGGTCACCCACGACGGCAACCCTGTCACCCCCGGAAACGCCGCCAAACGCACCAGTATTTGCCACATCGCTGCTGGCAAATGCGAATGCGATCAGGGCCAGAAACGCAAGCGTGATCCCGATGCCGAACTTTGACTGGAAGAAACTGCGAAAGAAGGTGATCATGGCGGAGTATCCGGCTGTTGTTAATGTGTCGCACTGCAGTTCAGCACGAATATTCGATCCGCATCTATCGCCGCTGCGGCACTGCCGCAACAGGTCCTGTATCTTTTGTGGGTGTTTCTGCCGTTGCCGGTGGCGACTTCACGAACAGGCTCTATATAGCGGCCCTGTAAGACATTCGAGGAAACATTTTACCCCCCATGCCACAACGCAGTTACATTGTCGGAAACTGGAAGATGAATGGTACCCGCACGATGCTTTCCGAAGCGCGTGCAATGGACCGTGCTTCACAGCGCCTTATGAAGGCGGAAGTTGCGGTCGCGCCGCCGTTTACGCTGATCCATGCGACGCGCAATGAAGCCCAGCAAATGGGGGTCGGTGCGCAGGATTGCCATCCGGGGGCGGAAGGTGCGCACACGGGTGATGTTTCGGCAACGATGATTGCCGATGCCGGTGCAAGTTTTGTTATCCTTGGGCACAGCGAACGCCGGCAGGACCACGGCGAATCGGATGCATTGGTGCTGGCTAAAGCCGAATCTGCGCTGGAAGCCGGCTTGAAGCTGATTATTTGTTGCGGCGAAAGCGAGGCCGAAAGGGATGCGGGTAAGGCTGTAGAAGTTGTCACCGCACAGCTTCGCGCATCATTGCCCAAAGGTGACGATATCGCTTCGCGTTTGACGGTCGCCTACGAACCCGTCTGGGCAATCGGAACCGGAAAAGTTGCTTCGCCGGACGATATTGCCGAAATGCACGCGGCCATTCGCGCGTTGCTTATCGACATTTACGGCGAGCAGGAAGAGGAATCCGAAGTACGCATTCTTTATGGCGGCTCGGTCAAAGCTGGTAACGCTGCGGAAATTCTGGCTATTCCAGATGTCGGAGGCGCGCTTGTGGGCGGCGCGAGCCTGTCAGCCGAAGCGTTCCTCGGCATCGTAATGGCAGCGACCGAAGTGGAAGATTCGGCGGCCTCGTAAGGTTGCAACGCTTGCCGAACTGCACCTGGGTGCCTAAATGGCGCGCAACTCAACAATAGATTGCAAATACCATGTCACTGTTTCTCTTCCTGACCGTCGTCCAAACCATCGTGGCAGCAGCGCTGGTTGGCGTAATTCTGATGCAACGGTCGGAAGGCGGCGGCCTCGGGATTGGCGGCAGCCCTAACGGAATGATGTCTGCACGCGGCGCGGCAGATTTTCTAACCCGCAGCACCAAATTTCTGGCGATTGCATTTGTTACGCTTTCCATCGTGCTCGCGGCAGTGGCGGTCAAGGCAACGGGAAGCAGCGAGATTACCAGTACGGTCGATCGCGATGCCGGCCCCGCCGGCCAGGTTGATCCAATGGGAAATGTTGTCGGTGAAACACCGGTAACCGCTCCTGCACCCGGCGCCCCAACCACTGAGGTAACAACTCCGGCACCCGGTCAGGCGCCGCCGCCCTCCGATGATCCCTTGGCTGGTGCAACCCAATAAGCACCCGATTTCAATGATGACATGAATTGCGGTGATTGACCGCACCATTCTGCTTGCGCCGACTCACTAACTGTCCTTAAGGCCCAACTCCCATGGCGCGGTACATATTTATAACCGGCGGCGTGGTCTCCTCGCTTGGCAAAGGTCTCATGGCAGCAAGCCTTGCAGCACTGTTGCAAGCGCGTGGTTACCGTGTGCGGGTTCGCAAGTTCGATCCTTATCTCAATGTCGATCCCGGCACGATGAGCCCGTATCAGCATGGCGAAGTCTATGTGACCGATGACGGCGCCGAGACCGATCTCGATCTTGGTCACTATGAGCGATTTACAGGCGTTTCTGCGCGGCAAAGCGACAACATAACATCTGGCCGGGTCTATCAGGACATCATCGCGAAAGAGCGGCGCGGCGATTATCTCGGCGCGACCGTGCAGGTTATTCCGCACGTGACCGATGCGATCAAGGACTTCGCAAAGTCCGATGTCGAAGATCTGGATTTTGTTCTTTGCGAAATCGGCGGGACTGTGGGCGATATCGAAAGCCTGCCGTTTATCGAAGCGTTACGGCAACTTCGCAACGAACTTGGCCGCGACAAAACCTGTTTTATCCACGTGACGCTGGTTCCCTACATTGCCGCCGCGGGCGAATTGAAGACCAAGCCGACGCAGCATTCGGTTCGTGAATTGACCAGTCTGGGAATTCAGCCTGATGTACTGTTGTGCCGCTGCGAGCATCCCCTGCCCGAAAGCGAGCGGGCCAAGATTGCCCTGTTCTGCAATGTGCGGAAAGAAGCCGTCATTCCTGCGCTTGATGCACCCAGCATTTATTCGGTTCCGCTGCAATATCACAACGAGGGTCTGGATTCGGAGGTATTGCGCCATTTTGGTGTTGAAAATCCGCCGTCACCGGACCTCGCCAGATGGGAAGATATCGTTGATCGGCACCAGAACCCCGAAGGCGAAGTGACGATCGGTGTTGTCGGCAAATATGTCGGTCTGCAGGATGCCTATAAATCGCTTAACGAAGCGCTGGTACACGGAGGAATGGCCAACCGGGCCAAGGTCAATATCCGCTGGATCGATGCCGAGGTATTCGAAAAAGGTAGTGACGATCTGGCTTCCGAGCTTGAGCCTTTGCACGGTATTCTCGTGCCCGGCGGTTTCGGGGAACGCGGCAGCGAAGGCAAGATCGCGAGCGTGAAGTTTGCTCGCGAGCGCAATGTACCGTTCTTTGGAATATGTCTGGGTATGCAGATGGCCTGTGTCGAAGGTGCCAGAAATACCGCAGGTGTGATCGGCGCTTCATCAACCGAATTTGGCGAAACAAGCGAGCCAGTGGTCGGGATCATCACGGAATGGATGAGTGAAGACGGCCTGCAAAAGCGCGCTTCGGACGGCGACCTCGGCGGGACGATGCGGCTGGGAGCGTATGATGCAAAATTGTCGGGCAACAGCCACGTCTCGAGGATGTATGACGGTGTAACCGAAATATCGGAACGCCACAGGCATCGCTATGAAGTGAACGCGGCATACCGCGACAGGCTGGAAACGGGCGGGTTGGTCTTTTCGGGAATGTCCCCGGACGGTTTGCTACCGGAAATTGTCGAGCGGCCAGATCACCCCTGGTTCGTCGGAGTGCAGTTTCACCCCGAGTTGAAGAGCCGCCCCTTCGACCCCCATCCTCTTTTTGCCGGATTTATCGCCGCGGCGCTTCGCCAATCTCGTCTGGTTTAGAAGGACTTGCGCGATTTACTTACGTTTAGGCGGGTTTTTCTTGGAATTTTTAATCTTGCCAAACAGCATCATGAAGGCCTAGCCATATCACCGGTGCTAATTTGAAACTTACTATTGCGGGATTGCCAGATAGATTCCTGGCGAAATACGCGTAATTTCAGTCCAAATAGCTACGCTTCACACGCGGCACCACCAGGTTTAGGCCTTGTGCCGGATTTGATCGTCTTCTGCGACCCGGACGGTGAAATTCGGCCAAGTCGGCGCATTAGCGTCGAAGGGGCGGACTTTACGGTCCGCCCCTAAATATTTAGAAAGTAAATGAAAGTATTATCGCCACATCAGGCTGATTTATTGCCTTCGATTACTGGATGCTGGTTCACTTTTATTTTCTTCGGCTTCATTGCATCGGGAACTTCGCGAACCAGATCCACGACCAGCAGACCGCTGGCCAGATCGGCATTTGCCACACTGACATAATCGGCCAGTTCGAAACGGCGTTCAAACCCGCGATTCGCGATTCCGACATGCAGCATTTCAGTTTCGGTTGGTTCGTCCTGTTTCTTGCCCTGAATAATCAGCAAGTTCTGCTGCGCCGTGATATCGAGGTCGGCCGGGGTAAAGCCGGCCACTGCGAGAGTGATACGGTACGTATCTTCATCACGCCGTTCGATATTGAAGGGGGGGTAATTGTCAGCGCCATTTTGGCGAGCCTGCGATTCCATCAGCTCGAACAGACGGTCAAAGCCAACAGTGCTGCGGCGGTACGGGGTGCAATCTAGACGGTTCATCGGTAACAAATCCTCCATTGAGCAATTTGACAAAAGGGCGATCCGGCATTCCGGCATCGCTCCCGCGTTGTTCGAACGGCCCGGATGGCGCCGTTCGACTTGTAAAATAGGTGCTGGCTAGGCGAATTCAAGAATTGCAGCTACAGTTTTGAATGGCCGCGAGAATTACACGAAACCAAGGACATAAAATGAGCACACCGATTGTCGAGATGTATACCAAGTTTGGTTGCGGTTATTGCGCAAGGGCAAAACGGCTTCTCGAATCAAAAGGTGCCGAATACACCGAATATGACATCACGATGGGTGGTCCCAAACGTGACGAAATGCAGAGCCGCGTTCCGGGCGCAAACACCGTCCCGCAGATAATCATAGGCGGCCAGACCGTTGGCGGGTCGGATGAGCTGGCCGCGCTCGAGCGTGCTGGCAAGCTGGACGCATTGCTGGGCTTGTAATGCCGCGCATTGCGCTTCTCCAAATGACAAGCGGCATTGATCCGCTGGCAAACCGTGACAGCATCGTAAACGCCATTGGCGAGGCCGCGGCGGCCGGGGCAAGCATGCTGTTTACTCCGGAAATGTGCGGTATGCTCGATAAAGACCGGGGCAGGGCGGCAGCAAAGATCGCCGCTGAAGAGGCTTGTCCAGTGCTCGCCGGAGTTCGCCGCGCAGCCGAGAGGTCCGGAATAACCGTGGCATTGGGCTCGCTGGCCGTTGAAACGCCGGATGGAATGTGGGCGAACAGATCAATTCTGGTCGGCCCGGACGGCGACATCAGCGCCCGGTATGACAAAATCCACATGTTCGATGTCGATTTGGCAAGCGGCGAAAGCTGGCGCGAATCCAGTGCCTATACTGCCGGATCGGAGGTTGTTACCGCGGACACGCCGCTGGGCAGGCTTGGGCTGTCGATTTGTTATGATATCCGGTTTCCCGCACTGTACGATGAATTGGGCAAAAGAATGTGCGATGTTATCGCAATTCCGGCAGCATTTACCGTGCCAACAGGGGCAGCCCACTGGCACGTTCTGCAAAGGGCGAGGGCGATTGAAGCAAGCGCATTTGTTGTCTCTGCGGCTCAGGTGGGACACCATGAGGATGGCCGGATGACATTCGGTCATTCTCTCGTCGTCGATCCGTGGGGCGACATAATTCTCGACATGGGCGGAGAAAGGGCTGGATTGGGCTTTGCCGAAATTGATCTGGAAAGCCTGGCGCGGGTCCGCCAGCAAGTGCCCAGTCTTGCCAATCGCCGGCCAATCGCCGGCCAGTTACCTGACAAATTATGATTGTGTTCGACCTTTGTTGTGCCAACGGCCATGTTTTCGAGGGGTGGTTCGCCTCGTCTTCCGAATATGACGGGCAGAACGAGCGGGGATTGATCATATGCCCCGATTGCGCGTCATCACACATATTCAAAGCGCCAATGACGCCCGCAGTACCCGCCAAGGGCAACCGGCAAAAAGCCGCTGCGCAGGCCGCGACAGATGTCAGTTCCGCCCGCATCCCTCCGGACGTGGCGAAGGCGATTGACGCGCTTGCCAAAGCGCAGGCGAAGGCTCTTCAGAATAGCACCTGGGTCGGCGACCGTTTTGCAGATACTTCGCGAGCGATCCATTACGGCGACAGGGAAGATGTGCCGATCCACGGCAAAGCGACGAAGGATGAGGCCAAAAGTCTGGCCGAAGAGGGCATCGAGGTGACGCCGCTTCCTTTCCCGATTGTGCCGCCCGATGATTTGAACTGATTGCATGGCGCGACAGCCTTGCTAAACAACCCGTCGGCGCGCCCGTAGCTCAGTCGGATAGAGCAT encodes the following:
- a CDS encoding Hsp20 family protein — its product is MNRLDCTPYRRSTVGFDRLFELMESQARQNGADNYPPFNIERRDEDTYRITLAVAGFTPADLDITAQQNLLIIQGKKQDEPTETEMLHVGIANRGFERRFELADYVSVANADLASGLLVVDLVREVPDAMKPKKIKVNQHPVIEGNKSA
- the grxC gene encoding glutaredoxin 3, which produces MSTPIVEMYTKFGCGYCARAKRLLESKGAEYTEYDITMGGPKRDEMQSRVPGANTVPQIIIGGQTVGGSDELAALERAGKLDALLGL
- a CDS encoding carbon-nitrogen hydrolase family protein → MPRIALLQMTSGIDPLANRDSIVNAIGEAAAAGASMLFTPEMCGMLDKDRGRAAAKIAAEEACPVLAGVRRAAERSGITVALGSLAVETPDGMWANRSILVGPDGDISARYDKIHMFDVDLASGESWRESSAYTAGSEVVTADTPLGRLGLSICYDIRFPALYDELGKRMCDVIAIPAAFTVPTGAAHWHVLQRARAIEASAFVVSAAQVGHHEDGRMTFGHSLVVDPWGDIILDMGGERAGLGFAEIDLESLARVRQQVPSLANRRPIAGQLPDKL
- a CDS encoding DUF1178 family protein, giving the protein MIVFDLCCANGHVFEGWFASSSEYDGQNERGLIICPDCASSHIFKAPMTPAVPAKGNRQKAAAQAATDVSSARIPPDVAKAIDALAKAQAKALQNSTWVGDRFADTSRAIHYGDREDVPIHGKATKDEAKSLAEEGIEVTPLPFPIVPPDDLN